In Rhizobium sp. ZPR4, a genomic segment contains:
- a CDS encoding phage integrase N-terminal domain-containing protein, translated as MDDLTMDLVRLCRRNRDGSRGTQANRQRGLTAMAEDLQELGYKLPGASSLKPKHVEALVEKWLEEDKTDASVRNRLSWLRWWAEKIDKPNVVSRDNAAYGVAERGEATRNRAQVLDPTKFNTIEDPHIKASIQLQVAFGLRREEALKFRPHVAIRADHISLQASWTKGGRARTVAIATLEQRQVLQYVMTIAKGQDSLIPAELTYVEHLKRYEYQTSKAGLRNTHGFRHAYAQRRYAALTGKPCPLAGGKRWKDMDAKEREADRAARRQISAELGHGRLKITDTYLGSAF; from the coding sequence ATGGACGATCTGACCATGGACCTTGTACGCTTGTGCCGGCGGAACCGTGACGGTTCGCGCGGCACGCAAGCCAATCGCCAACGCGGACTGACCGCAATGGCCGAAGACCTCCAGGAGCTTGGTTACAAGCTACCGGGAGCTTCCTCCCTCAAACCCAAGCATGTTGAGGCCCTTGTCGAAAAATGGCTCGAGGAGGACAAGACCGACGCGAGCGTGCGCAACCGGCTGAGCTGGCTGCGCTGGTGGGCGGAAAAGATCGACAAACCGAATGTCGTCAGCCGCGATAACGCCGCCTATGGCGTCGCCGAGCGTGGCGAGGCGACCCGCAATCGCGCGCAGGTACTCGACCCGACGAAATTCAATACCATCGAAGATCCCCACATCAAGGCGTCGATTCAGTTGCAGGTCGCGTTCGGCCTTCGCCGCGAGGAAGCCCTGAAGTTCCGGCCGCATGTGGCTATACGTGCCGACCATATCTCGCTCCAGGCGAGTTGGACGAAAGGGGGGCGAGCACGAACTGTCGCTATTGCGACTCTGGAGCAGCGCCAGGTGCTGCAATATGTCATGACGATTGCCAAGGGCCAGGATTCTTTGATCCCCGCCGAGCTAACCTACGTCGAACACCTCAAGCGCTACGAATACCAGACCAGCAAGGCCGGCTTGCGGAACACCCACGGGTTCCGCCACGCCTACGCCCAACGGCGCTACGCCGCGCTCACCGGCAAGCCGTGCCCGCTCGCGGGCGGCAAACGCTGGAAAGACATGGACGCCAAGGAGCGCGAAGCCGATCGCGCCGCAAGGCGGCAAATCTCGGCCGAACTCGGCCATGGCCGCTTGAAAATCACCGACACCTATCTGGGGAGTGCTTTCTGA
- a CDS encoding phage tail tip lysozyme has protein sequence MAVMISTRTLRDAPGGNSIGIDAPARAKVSILDTKIPWVEIQIPGIADTPKGWVAEAAVDLNSDTPGPLDKLAFASQCAWQAIIYDVSAHYLVAVASLRTDITDGPHANGAETGPFSLSPQVWGAYAQRPEVLGQFAAADINDWLVQCVVFAVITRITQKTLATLLSDQPTVRELYLAQIVGTAAAAAAIADPSTSLASKLNAVDASELGREGIEPQKIAASLLNLTGAAALDKLGAALDTALKNTSQFIATVAAEILSSSDATLSPTTSPSVSINFDAAKIPPKRKDMAQLIVQRFQEAGYGAIQEVAALANAIAESGLDPTIKSAGTEKSYGLFQLNQNGVGAGHSADELRDPERNIAIMLQYMSGEEHASDLLFRAATSLQDAVSIFVRKFERPADTAGAITTRLQIAVNLVH, from the coding sequence ATGGCAGTCATGATTTCGACGCGTACACTCAGAGATGCTCCTGGTGGCAACTCTATCGGTATCGATGCGCCGGCTCGCGCCAAAGTTTCAATCCTTGATACGAAAATCCCCTGGGTTGAGATTCAGATTCCGGGCATTGCGGACACTCCCAAAGGTTGGGTGGCGGAAGCTGCTGTCGACCTTAACAGCGATACACCCGGTCCGTTGGACAAACTGGCCTTTGCGTCACAATGCGCGTGGCAAGCGATTATCTACGATGTCAGCGCGCATTACCTGGTCGCCGTCGCTTCCTTGCGCACTGATATTACCGACGGTCCGCATGCGAATGGCGCGGAGACCGGACCGTTCTCGTTATCTCCTCAAGTCTGGGGGGCCTATGCGCAGCGCCCCGAAGTCCTTGGCCAATTTGCGGCTGCTGATATCAACGACTGGCTTGTTCAGTGTGTTGTCTTCGCGGTCATTACACGGATCACACAAAAGACCCTCGCAACATTGCTCTCCGATCAGCCCACGGTTCGCGAGCTGTACCTTGCACAGATAGTTGGAACTGCTGCTGCTGCTGCTGCTATCGCCGACCCATCCACCTCCCTTGCATCAAAATTGAATGCTGTTGATGCCAGCGAGTTGGGACGAGAGGGAATTGAGCCCCAGAAAATCGCGGCTAGCTTGCTGAATCTAACAGGCGCCGCCGCTCTCGATAAATTGGGAGCGGCGCTCGATACTGCTCTCAAGAACACAAGCCAGTTCATAGCGACGGTCGCAGCAGAGATCCTGTCGTCCTCGGACGCAACGTTGTCGCCGACAACATCCCCGAGTGTGTCGATTAATTTTGACGCTGCCAAAATCCCACCCAAGCGAAAAGACATGGCACAGCTAATAGTTCAGCGATTTCAGGAGGCCGGATACGGAGCTATTCAGGAGGTTGCGGCGCTGGCAAACGCGATTGCCGAATCCGGGCTTGACCCCACGATTAAATCTGCGGGAACCGAAAAAAGCTACGGACTATTTCAGCTCAACCAAAACGGAGTTGGGGCAGGCCATAGCGCAGATGAGCTGCGTGACCCCGAACGGAATATCGCGATTATGTTGCAGTATATGAGCGGTGAGGAACATGCTTCTGATCTGCTGTTTCGGGCTGCGACATCGCTACAGGATGCCGTATCAATTTTCGTTAGAAAGTTCGAACGCCCTGCCGACACCGCTGGCGCGATAACCACGCGCCTTCAGATCGCTGTCAATCTTGTTCATTAG
- a CDS encoding type IV secretory system conjugative DNA transfer family protein gives MDWGDTMTNKFDPFGDFQRQFSIATKFGNWGLKAGRHLRAKFTRGDIERMYGPEVADAVEAAIRSGRDPGPIIERAERDLAARQERERLVANPPPLYGSARWPTSQDLRQYLRPREAFDHPRSLLLGAFNDEGETKSAGLVHWDGDGHLLTIAPTRSGKGKTTIIPNLLRYQGSCVVLDPKGELFEATSAWRGKLGPVYRIAPLDGGCGKPVHRFDPVSRVRRPSDSRSIAQQMFPHDPKSPSFFADDVVGFMTGVIEYVRHKAPPHRRSLATVCQMASLKGASLLKVMKELETFPPSADAAKAVLEKDPQRGLKVLQETLSSKLYEWKDPDIQRSISGNDVSFESLKDQTATVYIEIPFDMMKTLSGWLRVVLKAALDAMLANPRIPEIPVLFMLDEFLNIGPFPEYRDAINTHAGAGVRLWFFLQNLYAIQEHYPGASWQPFLNCAVKQFFGVNDEETAKLIGSYLGHKTHAYMNTSGSANLSSHLGGWPSDASTNSGISMSESVQFLGRPLLTSDEVRELLGGWQGDGWRYGITDIAGTRPFKTGLVVHEKSETCRQRIGMISLGNDHERRKGESSQSQK, from the coding sequence TTGGACTGGGGCGACACGATGACCAACAAGTTTGATCCTTTTGGTGATTTTCAACGTCAGTTTTCGATAGCGACAAAATTTGGGAATTGGGGCCTCAAAGCCGGAAGGCATTTGAGAGCCAAGTTCACGCGGGGCGATATTGAGCGGATGTATGGGCCAGAGGTGGCCGATGCCGTCGAGGCGGCCATCCGCTCCGGCCGGGATCCCGGGCCCATCATCGAGCGCGCCGAGCGGGATCTGGCCGCCCGCCAGGAGCGGGAGCGGCTCGTCGCCAACCCGCCACCCCTTTACGGGTCGGCGCGATGGCCGACATCGCAGGATCTTCGTCAGTATCTCAGGCCTCGTGAGGCGTTCGACCATCCACGCTCGCTCCTGCTGGGTGCCTTCAACGACGAAGGCGAGACCAAATCGGCCGGGTTGGTGCATTGGGATGGGGATGGGCACTTGCTGACCATCGCGCCGACGCGCTCCGGCAAAGGCAAGACCACGATCATACCCAATCTGTTACGCTACCAAGGCAGCTGCGTGGTCCTCGACCCGAAGGGTGAGCTGTTCGAGGCGACATCGGCGTGGCGCGGCAAGCTTGGCCCAGTCTACCGCATTGCCCCGCTGGATGGTGGTTGTGGCAAGCCGGTGCATCGCTTCGATCCCGTGAGCCGGGTTCGTCGTCCGTCGGATTCACGCTCCATCGCGCAGCAGATGTTTCCCCATGATCCCAAATCCCCGTCATTTTTCGCTGACGATGTCGTCGGCTTCATGACCGGTGTCATCGAATACGTCCGCCATAAAGCGCCACCGCATCGACGGAGCCTTGCGACCGTCTGCCAGATGGCATCCTTGAAGGGCGCGAGCCTGCTCAAGGTCATGAAGGAACTGGAGACGTTTCCGCCATCCGCCGATGCCGCTAAGGCCGTCCTCGAAAAAGATCCGCAGCGCGGTTTGAAGGTGTTGCAGGAAACGCTTTCCAGCAAGCTTTATGAATGGAAAGACCCGGATATTCAGCGGAGTATCAGCGGAAACGATGTGAGTTTCGAAAGCCTGAAGGATCAAACGGCGACCGTCTACATCGAAATCCCGTTCGACATGATGAAAACCCTTTCGGGATGGTTGCGCGTCGTCCTGAAGGCTGCGCTTGACGCCATGCTCGCCAATCCACGCATTCCGGAAATCCCCGTTCTGTTCATGCTCGACGAGTTCCTGAACATCGGGCCGTTCCCGGAATACCGCGATGCCATCAACACCCATGCCGGCGCGGGCGTCCGGCTCTGGTTCTTCCTGCAAAATCTTTACGCCATTCAGGAACATTATCCCGGCGCCAGCTGGCAGCCGTTCCTGAACTGCGCCGTGAAGCAGTTTTTCGGGGTCAACGACGAGGAAACCGCCAAGCTGATCGGCAGTTATCTCGGCCACAAGACCCATGCCTACATGAACACCAGCGGCAGTGCGAACCTATCATCCCATCTTGGCGGATGGCCGAGTGACGCTTCCACCAACAGCGGCATCTCCATGAGCGAGAGCGTCCAGTTTCTGGGTCGCCCGCTTCTGACCAGCGATGAGGTCCGTGAACTGCTGGGCGGATGGCAAGGCGACGGCTGGCGCTACGGCATTACCGACATCGCGGGGACACGCCCGTTCAAAACGGGACTCGTCGTCCACGAGAAGAGCGAAACCTGCAGACAACGCATCGGAATGATATCGCTGGGGAACGATCATGAGCGACGTAAGGGTGAATCTTCACAATCTCAGAAATAG
- a CDS encoding M48 family metalloprotease — MSDVRVNLHNLRNSSIPTWLGLVLGTWGGLIWGSLISSPIGVGVGVAALSGFGGFIAVPLWGTFWGLIGLGSQRDRAVRQGVTLLKEDEPLAQRVHALAAQLGLKTKPWVGTMPYNNAFAIGANADNAMVVIGQPLIDTLDAAEIDAIIGHELGHIANNDMRRMGLARSFQNSLVWYVRFSQTLETWARWILTWMSELAILRLSRKREYWADAIGAALTSKEHMISALEKLHNGPAISGFEHDNARIMVRGRALGSMLSTHPTLEERRIALQSERFLKRIPVHAPRSLPPQVPGVLPKAEDIAYAKR; from the coding sequence ATGAGCGACGTAAGGGTGAATCTTCACAATCTCAGAAATAGCAGTATCCCGACCTGGTTGGGCTTGGTTCTCGGAACATGGGGCGGCCTGATCTGGGGCAGCCTGATTTCCTCTCCAATCGGCGTAGGCGTTGGTGTTGCCGCCCTAAGCGGCTTTGGCGGTTTCATCGCCGTTCCCTTGTGGGGAACGTTCTGGGGCCTGATTGGTCTTGGCAGCCAGCGAGACAGGGCCGTACGACAAGGCGTGACCTTGCTCAAGGAAGATGAACCCCTGGCGCAAAGGGTTCACGCGTTGGCCGCCCAACTCGGTCTCAAAACCAAGCCCTGGGTTGGCACCATGCCGTACAACAACGCGTTCGCCATCGGCGCCAACGCCGACAATGCCATGGTGGTGATCGGACAGCCCTTGATCGACACGCTCGATGCCGCCGAAATTGACGCCATTATCGGCCATGAGCTTGGTCACATCGCCAACAATGACATGCGCCGAATGGGGCTCGCACGTTCGTTCCAGAACTCGCTGGTCTGGTATGTCCGGTTTTCGCAGACGCTCGAAACCTGGGCGCGCTGGATACTCACATGGATGTCGGAACTCGCCATCCTACGGCTTTCCCGGAAGCGCGAGTACTGGGCCGACGCCATCGGCGCGGCGCTGACGAGCAAGGAACATATGATTTCGGCTCTGGAGAAGCTGCACAACGGCCCGGCCATTAGCGGTTTTGAACACGACAATGCGCGCATTATGGTCCGGGGGCGGGCGCTCGGTTCGATGCTCTCGACACATCCCACGCTTGAGGAGCGGCGGATTGCCCTCCAATCGGAGAGATTCCTCAAGCGGATTCCGGTACACGCTCCCAGATCGTTGCCACCGCAAGTTCCTGGCGTCTTACCAAAGGCCGAGGATATCGCCTATGCGAAGCGATAG
- a CDS encoding HNH endonuclease signature motif containing protein yields the protein MVETVAIDFPDIQIHTRSFHEFGNSYFMRPTRRIYPANRAVVLKNARCAYCGIALTDSNRTRDHVIGRRFVPKGKLNGQWNLILNACRSCNNDKSDLENDIAAITLAPDPTGRYSHDDMAAIQEARRRAANSISRRTKKPVQDSRETLNIGGSLGPGVTVNFSMVAPPQIDEARAFELARLHLVAFFFMQTYSAETCEGRWWLHGFHPVLMTRWEDWGNPVMRGFMREVEDWDNRLHAVTADGFFKLMTRRHPSADCWAWAIEWNRSHRLIGFFGEREPAQEVVNRCPPRKRITVFEGPSQSLHYSPETALSEDDDTLFKVPAEVEEAEKALANNFTYRFA from the coding sequence TTGGTGGAAACCGTAGCGATCGATTTTCCCGACATTCAAATTCATACACGGTCCTTTCACGAATTCGGAAATAGCTACTTCATGAGGCCAACCCGCCGTATCTATCCTGCAAATCGCGCCGTCGTACTCAAGAATGCGCGCTGCGCTTATTGTGGCATCGCATTGACAGACAGCAACCGCACTAGAGACCATGTAATTGGTCGCCGGTTTGTCCCCAAGGGGAAGCTCAATGGTCAATGGAACCTGATCCTCAACGCCTGCCGATCATGTAACAACGATAAGTCAGACCTTGAAAACGACATTGCCGCCATTACTCTTGCGCCCGACCCGACCGGACGTTACTCGCATGACGATATGGCTGCGATTCAAGAAGCGCGACGACGCGCGGCAAACTCCATTAGCCGACGCACGAAGAAGCCTGTTCAGGACAGCCGCGAGACATTGAACATCGGTGGTAGCCTTGGGCCGGGAGTCACTGTGAATTTCAGCATGGTGGCGCCTCCACAAATTGATGAGGCGCGGGCTTTTGAGTTAGCGCGGCTGCATCTCGTGGCCTTCTTCTTCATGCAGACCTATAGTGCCGAGACGTGCGAGGGTCGCTGGTGGCTGCATGGCTTTCATCCCGTCCTCATGACGCGCTGGGAAGACTGGGGCAATCCCGTCATGCGAGGGTTTATGCGGGAAGTCGAAGATTGGGATAACCGTCTGCATGCCGTAACGGCTGACGGTTTCTTCAAGCTCATGACGCGACGGCATCCATCTGCGGACTGTTGGGCATGGGCCATTGAGTGGAATAGATCTCACCGGCTTATCGGGTTCTTTGGTGAACGCGAACCAGCACAGGAAGTAGTAAATCGCTGCCCTCCGCGAAAACGAATCACGGTCTTTGAAGGGCCCAGCCAGTCGTTACACTACAGTCCCGAAACAGCTTTATCCGAGGACGACGACACTCTTTTTAAGGTGCCAGCGGAAGTGGAGGAGGCAGAAAAGGCTTTAGCCAACAATTTCACCTATCGCTTCGCATAG
- a CDS encoding MobA/MobL family protein, producing the protein MAIYHLHVKNISRGDGRTIVAAAAYRAGETLPNEAEERESAFSGRRDVVANEIHLPAGAPSWMADRARLWNGVEEAEKRVDARLAKEIEFAIPRELPRETWLTVARAMANAYTTQGFVVDLAIHEDGTRHNPHVHLLMTTRVVTPDGFGPKIRSADGRQFVTEARSLWKKVANEALAKAGVSVTIDNRSHAKRNAEQIPGTHRGANPDERRARRAHARKENEQMRADEPDHDLPVPDPDGSPIHPRDLDAAETKMLDAMHWPVPAERVEQAGDRADAQAALDRQNSRELSEDEAAAYRLAPDHTLDWMDRPEQHAESPGDLAVLERWENHLDWLDVEIQPLPKPSEDGEWHEPEQSRR; encoded by the coding sequence GTGGCCATCTACCATCTGCATGTGAAAAACATCAGTCGCGGCGACGGGCGGACCATCGTGGCCGCCGCCGCCTATCGTGCCGGTGAGACCCTGCCCAATGAAGCCGAGGAGCGCGAGTCCGCATTCAGCGGACGGCGCGATGTCGTCGCCAATGAAATCCACCTCCCCGCGGGTGCGCCATCGTGGATGGCGGATCGCGCGCGGCTTTGGAATGGCGTCGAGGAAGCGGAAAAGCGCGTCGATGCACGTCTCGCCAAAGAGATCGAATTCGCGATTCCGAGGGAGCTGCCGCGCGAGACCTGGCTCACCGTGGCCCGTGCCATGGCCAATGCGTACACGACGCAAGGCTTCGTGGTGGATCTCGCCATCCACGAGGACGGCACTCGCCACAATCCCCATGTCCACCTCCTGATGACCACACGTGTGGTCACGCCGGACGGGTTTGGGCCGAAGATCCGCAGCGCTGACGGGCGCCAGTTCGTCACCGAAGCGCGCAGCCTCTGGAAGAAGGTGGCGAACGAGGCCTTGGCCAAAGCCGGCGTGTCCGTGACGATCGATAACCGCAGTCATGCCAAACGCAATGCCGAGCAAATACCCGGAACCCACCGTGGCGCCAACCCGGACGAACGGCGTGCACGCCGCGCCCATGCGCGCAAGGAGAACGAACAGATGCGAGCCGATGAGCCTGACCATGACCTTCCCGTGCCCGATCCCGACGGGTCGCCGATCCATCCCCGCGACTTGGACGCGGCGGAAACCAAGATGCTTGACGCCATGCACTGGCCGGTGCCGGCAGAACGCGTGGAGCAAGCCGGCGACCGCGCTGATGCGCAGGCCGCCCTCGACCGCCAGAATAGCCGCGAGTTGAGCGAGGACGAAGCCGCCGCCTATCGGTTGGCTCCCGATCATACGTTGGACTGGATGGACCGACCAGAGCAGCATGCTGAAAGTCCGGGTGACCTAGCGGTTCTGGAACGGTGGGAAAACCATCTCGACTGGCTGGACGTGGAGATTCAACCTCTCCCCAAACCATCCGAGGATGGCGAATGGCACGAGCCGGAACAAAGCCGCAGATAG
- a CDS encoding site-specific integrase: protein MATHEILGGKVLVYRRENSKRWQCSTRINGKNWRTSTGEESLAQAKEFAEDWFFRMKAKEKGGGLKDEKTFKEAAKRYLEEYDVVTGGARNRTYVDGNERRLRLYLTPFFGELGLSEVTAGKVQEYRVMRYTTAPEVVPKDDPDGKPVKKLPAKNTLHQEIVVLRQVLKTAIRHGWLTHLPDLTTPYKSAEKISHRAWFSPDEYKQLYTATRKRAEEHQGKRFEWNAQQLHDYVLFMANTGLRPDEAKRLQYRDVEIVEDEETKETILLIQVRGKRGVGYCKSMPSAVFPFERLLKRNLPKPEALIFEDNHMEMFNNILEEEGLKFDREGTRRTAYSLRHTYICLRLMEGADIYQVAKNCRTSVEMIEKYYASHISTSISAAAVNVRRKVKSKKKIVEHEKRNAHRA from the coding sequence ATGGCCACGCACGAGATTTTAGGCGGCAAGGTGCTCGTCTACCGCCGTGAGAACAGCAAACGGTGGCAGTGCTCCACCCGCATCAACGGCAAGAACTGGCGGACCAGCACCGGCGAAGAAAGCCTCGCCCAGGCGAAGGAATTCGCGGAGGACTGGTTCTTCCGGATGAAAGCCAAGGAGAAAGGCGGCGGGCTGAAGGACGAGAAGACCTTCAAGGAGGCCGCCAAGCGTTATCTTGAGGAATACGACGTGGTGACCGGCGGCGCCCGCAACCGCACTTACGTCGATGGCAACGAGCGCCGGTTGCGGCTCTACCTTACCCCCTTCTTCGGCGAGTTGGGGCTGTCGGAGGTGACGGCGGGCAAAGTGCAGGAATACCGGGTCATGCGCTACACCACCGCGCCTGAGGTGGTGCCGAAGGACGATCCTGACGGCAAGCCGGTCAAGAAGCTGCCCGCCAAGAACACCCTGCATCAGGAGATCGTGGTGCTGCGACAGGTTCTGAAAACCGCCATCCGGCATGGCTGGCTGACCCATCTGCCGGATCTTACGACCCCGTATAAGTCCGCCGAGAAGATCTCGCACCGGGCGTGGTTCTCACCCGATGAATACAAGCAACTTTACACGGCGACCCGCAAACGCGCCGAGGAGCACCAGGGCAAGCGCTTCGAGTGGAATGCGCAGCAGTTGCACGACTATGTGCTGTTCATGGCCAATACCGGCCTGCGGCCCGACGAAGCCAAGAGGCTTCAGTACCGGGATGTCGAAATCGTCGAGGATGAAGAGACCAAGGAAACCATCCTGCTGATCCAGGTGCGTGGCAAGCGTGGTGTGGGCTATTGCAAGAGCATGCCTAGCGCCGTGTTCCCGTTCGAGCGGCTGCTCAAGCGGAACCTTCCGAAGCCGGAGGCGCTGATCTTTGAAGACAACCACATGGAGATGTTCAACAACATCCTGGAAGAGGAAGGCCTGAAGTTCGACCGCGAGGGCACTCGCCGCACGGCTTACAGCCTGCGGCATACCTATATCTGCCTGCGGCTTATGGAAGGCGCCGATATCTACCAGGTCGCCAAGAACTGCCGGACCAGCGTCGAGATGATTGAGAAATACTACGCTTCACACATCTCGACCAGCATCAGCGCCGCCGCCGTGAACGTCCGGCGCAAGGTGAAGTCGAAGAAGAAGATCGTTGAGCATGAGAAGCGGAATGCACACCGAGCTTAG
- the ilvA gene encoding threonine ammonia-lyase, whose translation MDKQTVLEATEAMRGLFPATPLQLNEHLSARYGAEIWLKREDLTPVRSYKIRGAFNFFRKVIAEGGTGKTFVCASAGNHAQGFAFVCRHFGVPGVVYMPVTTPQQKIDKTRIFGGEFITIKLFGDFFDQCYQAAREHVEKIDGVMVPPFDHADIIEGQATVAAEIAEQLPDGVVPDHVLLPVGGGGLAAGITGYFADKLPPAAFTFAEPAGAPSLRRSIEAGQVVTLAKVDNFVDGAAVGRIGELNFAALEGFAAEQVKLIEENAICVTITDMLNVEGVVLEPAGALAITALEKLDRDSIRGKTIVAVVSGGNFDFERLPDVKERAMRYAGLKKYFILRLAQRPGALRDFLNMLGPEDDIARFEYLKKSARNFGSILIGIETKNPDNFKQLIANFESSGMGYEDITENEILANLII comes from the coding sequence GTGGACAAACAGACTGTTCTCGAAGCCACAGAGGCCATGCGTGGCCTCTTTCCCGCAACGCCGCTGCAGCTGAACGAGCATCTTTCCGCCCGCTATGGCGCGGAAATCTGGCTGAAGCGCGAGGATCTGACGCCGGTGCGTTCCTACAAGATCCGCGGCGCCTTCAATTTCTTCCGCAAGGTGATTGCCGAGGGCGGCACGGGAAAGACCTTCGTCTGCGCATCCGCCGGCAATCATGCCCAGGGCTTTGCCTTCGTCTGCCGCCATTTCGGCGTGCCGGGCGTGGTCTACATGCCAGTCACGACGCCGCAGCAGAAGATCGACAAAACCCGCATCTTCGGCGGCGAGTTCATCACCATCAAGCTCTTCGGCGATTTCTTCGACCAGTGCTATCAGGCCGCGCGCGAGCACGTTGAAAAGATTGATGGTGTCATGGTGCCGCCTTTTGATCATGCGGATATTATCGAGGGGCAGGCAACTGTTGCGGCCGAGATTGCCGAGCAACTGCCCGACGGCGTTGTTCCCGACCATGTTCTTCTTCCGGTTGGTGGCGGCGGTCTTGCGGCGGGCATCACCGGCTATTTTGCAGATAAACTTCCGCCTGCTGCTTTCACCTTCGCAGAACCGGCCGGTGCGCCGAGCCTTCGCCGCAGTATAGAGGCAGGGCAGGTGGTGACGCTTGCCAAGGTCGACAATTTCGTCGATGGCGCGGCCGTCGGCCGCATCGGCGAACTGAATTTTGCGGCCCTCGAGGGCTTTGCGGCCGAGCAGGTCAAGCTCATCGAGGAAAACGCCATCTGCGTGACCATCACCGATATGCTGAATGTCGAAGGCGTCGTGCTGGAACCGGCCGGGGCTCTGGCGATCACCGCTCTGGAAAAGCTCGATCGGGACAGCATCCGCGGCAAAACCATCGTCGCCGTCGTTTCCGGCGGCAATTTTGATTTCGAGCGCCTGCCTGACGTCAAGGAGCGCGCCATGCGCTATGCCGGGCTGAAGAAATACTTCATCTTGCGCTTGGCTCAGCGTCCCGGCGCGCTTCGCGATTTCCTCAATATGCTCGGACCGGAAGACGATATCGCCCGCTTCGAATATCTGAAGAAGAGCGCCCGCAATTTCGGCTCCATCCTGATCGGCATCGAGACGAAGAATCCGGATAATTTCAAGCAGCTTATCGCCAATTTTGAAAGTTCCGGCATGGGCTATGAGGACATCACCGAAAACGAGATCCTGGCCAACCTGATCATTTGA
- a CDS encoding HlyU family transcriptional regulator — protein MASFFSNIISIFTGGASQAGTEKSSGSTVSVEPQVHAGCTIHATPQREGNQFRLMGRIEKDVNGEILVRNFIRADVFTSSDDAVESTFRKGQQIIDQNGAGLFGDGEKIRQV, from the coding sequence ATGGCTTCGTTCTTTTCAAATATCATTTCGATCTTCACCGGTGGCGCGTCGCAGGCGGGCACTGAAAAGTCTAGTGGTTCCACGGTCAGCGTCGAGCCCCAGGTGCATGCCGGCTGCACGATCCATGCGACCCCGCAGCGCGAGGGCAATCAGTTCCGCCTCATGGGCCGGATCGAAAAGGATGTGAACGGCGAGATCCTGGTGCGCAATTTCATCCGCGCCGATGTCTTCACCTCGTCTGATGATGCCGTGGAATCGACCTTCCGCAAGGGCCAGCAGATCATCGACCAGAACGGCGCCGGTCTTTTCGGCGACGGCGAAAAGATTCGCCAAGTCTGA